One Vespula pensylvanica isolate Volc-1 chromosome 1, ASM1446617v1, whole genome shotgun sequence genomic region harbors:
- the LOC122630594 gene encoding uncharacterized protein LOC122630594, whose translation MSMLEEGRVDEESISRLSTQEYDPVPPQLKKVNELLKSISTQLEDCALECQAKVSHQQWKIFSSKTVIHEPWEESILARTFFSEKILDETFQNLLSCNKSFLEQLNDFIVLLQNKQSNLSISEKQDVPRYCPDITASQISMCKPIAETLDLSLLNYTNSNVLRKEGNHFHTHLLGINNSFADVIKAKINFDTKFLGFEAVLHKTSTTSPSDISCLCKICSNGSVRQKRKIGKMISDKKQKKINDRIRKQTKISKRKRSTRPKRNLIPRQGKNQSASLGDGDRSNAICKRKKEMMSL comes from the exons atgTCTATGCTCGAAGAAGGACGCGTCGACGAAGAGAGTATTTCACGCTTGTCTACTCAAGAATACGATCCTGTACCTCCACaattgaaaaaagtaaatgaattattaaaatccaTAAGTACGCAGTTGGAAGACTGTGCTTTAGAATGTCAAGCCAAAGTTTCGCATCaacaatggaaaatatttagcTCAAAAACTGTTATACACGAACCTTGGGAAGAATCCATATTAGctagaacatttttttctgaaaaaatcTTGGATGAAACCTTTCAAAACTTACTTTCATgcaataaatcttttttggAGCAACTTAACGATTTCATTG TGCTCCTACAAAATAAGCAATCTAATCTATCAATCTCGGAAAAACAAGATGTACCAAGGTACTGCCCAGATATAACTGCGAGTCAAATATCAATGTGCAAGCCAATTGCAGAAACGCTCGATCTCTCGTTACTAAACTATACGAACTCAAatgttttaagaaaagaaggaaaccaCTTTCATACTCATTTGCTTGGAATTAATAATTCGTTTGCTGATGTTATCAAGGCtaaaatcaattttgataCTAAGTTTTTAGGATTTGAAGCAGTATTACATAAAACATCAACTACATCACCAAGTGATATTTCTTGTCTTTGCAAAATTTGTTCAAAT gGTAGTGTCAGACAGAAgaggaaaataggaaaaatgatttcggataagaaacaaaagaagataaacgatcgaataagaaaacaaacgaaaatatcAAAGCGGAAACGAAGTACTAGACCTAAAAGAAATCTTATTCCAAGACAAGGAAAAAACCAGTCTGCATCTCTTGGCGATGGTGATCGATCGAATGCAATatgtaaaaggaagaaagaaatgatgtcactatga
- the LOC122629408 gene encoding ras-related protein Rab-40C, with the protein MAAGEASTAKPRQEKQYDYLLKFLLVGDSDVGKQEILSGLEDGAAESPFCSGSAYKTTTILLDGKRVKLQLWDTSGQGRFCTIIRSYSRGAQGILLVYDITNRWSFDGIDRWLKEVEEHAPGIPKILVGNRLHLAFKRQVGERDAEAYAAKNRMAFFEVSPLCDFNIRESFSELSRMALHRNGMERLWRSNKVPSLQELACRAIVARTTVYGIDQLPLPKSIKSHLKSYAMTTTSQHRYNGTRMRSTSKSLSSHQRKLRFVGVGHNGLSTPGNSPGSMTDSRTSCVGRNSCTIS; encoded by the exons ATGGCTGCAGGTGAGGCCAGCACTGCTAAGCCTCGTCAAGAAAAGCAGTACGATTACTTGTTAAAGTTCTTGTTGGTCGGTGACAGCGATGTTGGCAAACAAGAAATACTAAGTGGTCTGGAAGACGGTGCCGCCGAATCACCGTTTTGCAGTGGCAGtg CATATAAAACTACTACTATCCTGCTGGATGGGAAAAGAGTAAAATTGCAATTATGGGATACATCTGGACAAGGTAGATTTTGTACAATTATCAGGTCTTATTCGCGTGGAGCGCAAGGCATACTTTTGGTTTATGATATTACCAATAGATGGTCCTTCGATGGTATCGATAGATGGTTAAAGGAAGTCGaagag CATGCACCAGGTATACCAAAAATATTGGTCGGCAATCGGCTTCATTTGGCATTTAAAAGACAAGTGGGAGAACGAGACGCGGAGGCATATGCAGCTAAAAATCGAATGGCATTTTTTGAAGTGTCACCTCTATGCGATTTCAATATACGAGAAAGTTTTTCAGAACTTTCTCGTATGGCCTTACATCGTAATGGCATGGAGAGGTTGTGGAGATCGAATAAAG TTCCCAGTCTTCAAGAACTCGCATGCCGTGCAATAGTTGCAAGAACAACGGTATATGGAATCGATCAACTTCCATTGCCTAAGTCTATTAAATCACATTTGAAATCATATGCAATGACTACAACCTCGCAACATCGGTATAATGGCACTCGCATGCGTAGCACTAGTAAAAGCTTAAGTTCGCATCAAAGGAAATTACGTTTTGTTGGAGTGGGCCATAATGGACTATCCACACCGGGCAACTCTCCTGGTAGTATGACAGATTCTCGGACAAGTTGTGTAGGTCGTAATTCCTGTACAATATCTTGA